One Oncorhynchus masou masou isolate Uvic2021 chromosome 18, UVic_Omas_1.1, whole genome shotgun sequence DNA window includes the following coding sequences:
- the LOC135504776 gene encoding translational activator of cytochrome c oxidase 1 isoform X2 — protein MGWAVVLRGFLPLCLRRLARLAANNYMGARIRPVRTDLTVSCRYPLWTTHPVRTLHLCSNLCAGHNKWSKVKNIKGPKDAARSRMFMKFGMMIRIAVKEGGSSNPEFNLALANVVEQCRGKNMPKVSIEAAIKGAEKSKAGTQHTYEARGPGGCMLLIDMLTDNNTRSHQDLKHLLSKHGAALCDGVRHNFSRKGVVVAQGQGVSSERALELAIEAGAEDVQETEDEDDKSLLQFVCDMTELKKVRTSLEELGVRTVSASLEFVSHTPTQLPQAQLEAALSLIEALSDCLDVVRVWDNIQAHD, from the exons ATGGGATGGGCAGTGGTGTTGAGGGGTTTCTTGCCTCTGTGTTTACGTCGACTTGCCCGCTTGGCCGCCAACAATTACATGGGCGCAAGGATTCGTCCAGTCCGCACAGACCTAACGGTGTCATGTCGCTACCCTCTTTGGACAACCCATCCTGTAAGAACACTACATCTGTGCTCTAACTTGTGTGCGGGTCATAATAAGTGGTCTAAGGTGAAAAATATAAAAGGACCCAAAGATGCAGCCCGGAGTCGAATGTTCATGAAGTTTGGGATGATGATAAGAATTGCAGTCAAAG AAGGAGGATCTAGTAATCCAGAATTCAATCTAGCATTGGCAAATGTAGTGGAGCAATGCCGAGGCAAGAACATGCCCAAAGTGTCCATAGAAGCTGCCATCAAGGGAGCG GAAAAGTCCAAGGCAGGAACCCAGCACACGTATGAAGCCAGGGGGCCTGGTGGCTGCATGCTGCTCATTGATATGCTAACTGACAACAATACCCGAAGTCACCAGGACCTCAAACATCTGCTCAGCAAACACGG GGCAGCGCTGTGTGACGGGGTGCGTCATAACTTCAGCAGAAAGGGGGTGGTGGTGGCACAGGGGCAGGGTGTGTCGTCCGAGCGAGCTCTGGAACTGGCCATCGAGGCGGGAGCCGAGGACGTCCAAGAAACAGAGGATGAGGATGATAAGTCCCTCCTACAG tttgTGTGTGACATGACAGAGCTGAAGAAGGTGCGGACCTCGCTGGAAGAACTGGGTGTGCGCACTGTGTCCGCTAGCCTGGAGTTTGTGTCCCACACACCCACGCAGCTTCCACAAGCCCAGCTGGAGGCAGCCTTATCTCTGATAGAAGCCCTGAGCGACTGCCTAGACGTGGTGCGGGTCTGGGACAACATCCAGGCCCATGACTGA
- the LOC135504776 gene encoding translational activator of cytochrome c oxidase 1 isoform X1, producing MAMGWAVVLRGFLPLCLRRLARLAANNYMGARIRPVRTDLTVSCRYPLWTTHPVRTLHLCSNLCAGHNKWSKVKNIKGPKDAARSRMFMKFGMMIRIAVKEGGSSNPEFNLALANVVEQCRGKNMPKVSIEAAIKGAEKSKAGTQHTYEARGPGGCMLLIDMLTDNNTRSHQDLKHLLSKHGAALCDGVRHNFSRKGVVVAQGQGVSSERALELAIEAGAEDVQETEDEDDKSLLQFVCDMTELKKVRTSLEELGVRTVSASLEFVSHTPTQLPQAQLEAALSLIEALSDCLDVVRVWDNIQAHD from the exons AT GGCAATGGGATGGGCAGTGGTGTTGAGGGGTTTCTTGCCTCTGTGTTTACGTCGACTTGCCCGCTTGGCCGCCAACAATTACATGGGCGCAAGGATTCGTCCAGTCCGCACAGACCTAACGGTGTCATGTCGCTACCCTCTTTGGACAACCCATCCTGTAAGAACACTACATCTGTGCTCTAACTTGTGTGCGGGTCATAATAAGTGGTCTAAGGTGAAAAATATAAAAGGACCCAAAGATGCAGCCCGGAGTCGAATGTTCATGAAGTTTGGGATGATGATAAGAATTGCAGTCAAAG AAGGAGGATCTAGTAATCCAGAATTCAATCTAGCATTGGCAAATGTAGTGGAGCAATGCCGAGGCAAGAACATGCCCAAAGTGTCCATAGAAGCTGCCATCAAGGGAGCG GAAAAGTCCAAGGCAGGAACCCAGCACACGTATGAAGCCAGGGGGCCTGGTGGCTGCATGCTGCTCATTGATATGCTAACTGACAACAATACCCGAAGTCACCAGGACCTCAAACATCTGCTCAGCAAACACGG GGCAGCGCTGTGTGACGGGGTGCGTCATAACTTCAGCAGAAAGGGGGTGGTGGTGGCACAGGGGCAGGGTGTGTCGTCCGAGCGAGCTCTGGAACTGGCCATCGAGGCGGGAGCCGAGGACGTCCAAGAAACAGAGGATGAGGATGATAAGTCCCTCCTACAG tttgTGTGTGACATGACAGAGCTGAAGAAGGTGCGGACCTCGCTGGAAGAACTGGGTGTGCGCACTGTGTCCGCTAGCCTGGAGTTTGTGTCCCACACACCCACGCAGCTTCCACAAGCCCAGCTGGAGGCAGCCTTATCTCTGATAGAAGCCCTGAGCGACTGCCTAGACGTGGTGCGGGTCTGGGACAACATCCAGGCCCATGACTGA